In bacterium, the following proteins share a genomic window:
- a CDS encoding DUF1015 domain-containing protein: MADVLPFAGTRFATKEENINLADVICPPFDAITPPVQRELHDRHAYNIVRLVLGHEAASDDESNNRYTRSAECYREWKARQLLVDEQRKCFYVHEETMHIEGRKDPVRRIGFIALVKLQDFRSAKIRAHEETFESIRNDRLRLLRTLQVNTCPIHVLYRDPEQDVNNVLEEIMKKKEPIESFTDHAGNEHRIWMMHKKDPILRIHEAMKPKRLIIADGHHRYETALKFRDEMRDMTGRRDGRQPYDFTMMYLQRAEDETLFPQPVHRVLARELGTDTEIDEILEDIEEYFTTSEFKLDMEDVEKSTSTIKDKISPTKTIKTRFAMVLPNGRAWQLSLRKDADIHEMIEEETMTEDMKRTDVVILHRFVISRGWIGNPEVELDEDDVFYRTDIGAALRLLARRKGCVAFFTNAVGKDEMLTIAENGELLPHRSTDFEPKLPCGMVVRDLNVGFG; the protein is encoded by the coding sequence ATGGCCGATGTTCTCCCGTTCGCCGGCACCCGCTTTGCCACCAAGGAAGAAAACATCAACCTGGCGGACGTGATCTGTCCGCCCTTCGATGCGATCACCCCTCCCGTGCAGCGAGAGCTCCACGACCGGCACGCTTACAACATCGTGCGCCTGGTGCTGGGCCACGAGGCCGCCAGCGACGACGAGTCGAACAACCGCTACACGCGCTCGGCGGAGTGCTATCGCGAGTGGAAGGCGCGCCAGCTTCTCGTCGACGAGCAGCGCAAGTGCTTCTACGTGCATGAAGAGACCATGCACATCGAAGGGCGCAAAGATCCGGTCCGCCGGATTGGGTTTATCGCGCTGGTGAAGCTGCAGGACTTCCGCAGTGCCAAGATCCGCGCCCACGAGGAGACCTTCGAGAGCATCCGCAACGATCGCCTTCGCTTGCTGCGCACGCTCCAGGTCAATACGTGCCCGATCCATGTGCTCTATCGCGATCCCGAGCAGGACGTGAACAACGTCCTCGAAGAGATTATGAAGAAGAAGGAGCCGATCGAGAGCTTCACGGATCACGCCGGCAACGAGCATCGCATCTGGATGATGCACAAGAAGGACCCCATTCTTCGCATTCACGAAGCGATGAAGCCGAAGCGCCTCATCATCGCAGACGGCCACCATCGCTACGAAACTGCCCTGAAGTTCCGCGATGAGATGCGCGACATGACCGGCCGCCGCGACGGCCGCCAGCCCTACGATTTCACGATGATGTATCTGCAGCGCGCCGAGGACGAGACTCTCTTCCCACAGCCGGTGCATCGCGTTCTGGCCCGCGAACTGGGCACCGATACCGAGATCGACGAGATTCTCGAGGACATCGAGGAGTACTTCACGACGAGCGAGTTCAAGCTCGATATGGAAGACGTTGAGAAGTCGACCTCGACCATCAAGGACAAGATCAGCCCGACCAAGACGATCAAGACGCGCTTCGCCATGGTGCTTCCCAACGGCCGCGCCTGGCAGCTCTCGCTCCGCAAGGATGCCGACATCCACGAGATGATCGAAGAAGAGACGATGACCGAGGATATGAAGCGCACGGACGTCGTGATTCTTCATCGCTTCGTCATTTCGCGCGGTTGGATCGGCAATCCGGAGGTGGAACTGGACGAGGATGACGTCTTCTATCGCACGGACATCGGTGCGGCGCTCCGACTGCTCGCCCGGCGCAAGGGCTGTGTTGCGTTCTTCACGAACGCCGTCGGCAAGGATGAGATGCTGACGATTGCCGAGAACGGCGAGCTGCTTCCCCATCGTTCCACGGACTTCGAGCCGAAGTTGCCTTGCGGCATGGTCGTGCGCGACTTGAACGTCGGATTCGGCTAA
- a CDS encoding dipeptidase, with amino-acid sequence MKVFDGHCDTLTRIFGPRVNEPHDFFARNAAGHIDLPRAREGGYCGGIFAIFISHGASPRDRYSPFEGGYRVDDLDQIPHEIARAETDNVLEGLWGLLKQAGDRVRLIRDIADFDEALAADQLAMVLHFEGAEALDLELRLLDDYYRMGLRSLGLVWSRPNDFAYGVPFGYPLSPEIGPGLSAAGRALVRRCNELGIVVDAAHLNERGFWDLAELSNAPLVVSHSAAHALCASTRNLTDEQIGAVAASKGLIGIPYACSMLRSDGDVTADAPIAEIVRHVAYVAERAGVDHVALGSDFDGTQIPEELGDVAGLPRLVEALRGAGFTEDELQRVCHLNWRRIFASTWQPPDPARA; translated from the coding sequence ATGAAGGTCTTCGACGGGCACTGCGACACTCTCACGCGGATATTTGGACCTCGCGTGAACGAGCCGCATGACTTCTTCGCACGCAATGCCGCCGGTCACATCGATTTGCCGCGTGCCCGCGAGGGCGGCTACTGCGGCGGAATCTTCGCCATCTTCATTTCTCACGGAGCATCCCCCCGGGATCGATACAGCCCCTTCGAAGGCGGCTATCGTGTCGATGACCTGGACCAGATCCCGCATGAGATCGCCCGCGCCGAGACGGATAATGTGCTGGAAGGCCTTTGGGGGCTTCTGAAACAGGCGGGCGATCGCGTGCGCCTGATCCGCGACATCGCCGACTTCGACGAGGCCCTGGCCGCCGATCAACTCGCAATGGTTCTGCACTTCGAAGGGGCCGAAGCCCTCGATCTCGAACTTCGACTGCTCGATGATTATTATCGCATGGGACTGCGTTCGCTCGGGCTCGTGTGGAGTCGTCCGAATGACTTCGCGTATGGCGTCCCGTTCGGGTATCCTCTCTCACCGGAAATTGGTCCGGGCCTCTCGGCGGCTGGTCGGGCGCTTGTCCGGCGCTGCAATGAGCTTGGGATTGTCGTCGATGCCGCCCACCTGAATGAACGCGGCTTCTGGGACCTCGCAGAGCTCTCCAACGCGCCGCTCGTCGTTTCGCACTCCGCGGCTCATGCGCTCTGCGCCTCAACTCGAAATCTGACGGATGAACAGATCGGCGCCGTCGCTGCCTCCAAGGGACTGATCGGGATTCCATACGCTTGCTCGATGCTCCGCAGCGACGGCGATGTGACCGCCGATGCCCCGATTGCCGAGATTGTTCGTCACGTCGCGTATGTGGCCGAACGAGCCGGAGTCGACCATGTCGCCCTCGGGTCGGACTTCGATGGGACGCAGATTCCCGAGGAGTTAGGCGACGTCGCCGGGCTCCCCCGACTGGTCGAAGCCCTCCGCGGTGCGGGATTCACCGAGGATGAGCTCCAACGCGTCTGCCACCTCAATTGGCGCCGGATTTTCGCCTCCACCTGGCAGCCTCCCGATCCCGCCCGGGCTTGA
- a CDS encoding nicotinate phosphoribosyltransferase → MKPDQQRLAEGILFTDQYQLTMAQLFFRMGMHDTNVQFDHFYRKNPDYGEHQAGFCINAGLDWLLNWMRTARFRDEDIECLRAQKGRTGERVFQDDFLDWLRKEGNFEGLSMMAIPEGRVVHPNVPLTVVCGPLAKVQILESALLNMLNYQTLIATKAARIRAAGRGQTLLEFGMRRGHDRGVNAGIRAALIGGADFTSATGVSCALGLPPKGTHAHSMVQAFMAVGEGELAAFRAYADVYPDDCLLLVDTIDTLRSGIPNAITVFQELRKKGHEPFGVRLDSGDLAHLAVQSAKMLDQARFPDVKIVLSNLLDEMALVQILNQIEEEAPGQGMSADRIIRRLVYGVGTRMITSRGDAALDGVFKLVAIERDGEWTPAIKLSETPAKTLNPGYKKIWRLYDKRDKATADLLAFHDEDPNVMEPLVLRHPVEYDTKRVIPKAELDEIEPLHVEVLREGRRVYQTPPLGDIRERRDADLERLDLGVKRFINPYTYHVSLSEKLMAEKQRLIRQFRMSG, encoded by the coding sequence ATGAAGCCCGACCAGCAGAGGCTTGCTGAAGGCATTCTCTTCACAGATCAGTATCAACTGACCATGGCGCAGCTCTTCTTTCGGATGGGCATGCACGACACAAACGTCCAGTTCGATCACTTCTATCGCAAGAACCCCGATTACGGCGAGCACCAGGCGGGATTTTGCATCAATGCAGGGCTGGATTGGTTGCTGAATTGGATGCGGACGGCCCGGTTCCGCGATGAAGATATCGAGTGTCTGCGTGCGCAGAAGGGGCGCACCGGCGAGCGCGTCTTCCAGGACGACTTCCTCGATTGGCTGCGCAAGGAGGGCAACTTCGAGGGGCTCTCGATGATGGCGATTCCCGAGGGGCGCGTCGTCCATCCGAACGTTCCCCTGACGGTCGTCTGTGGCCCGCTTGCGAAAGTGCAGATTCTGGAGTCTGCGCTCCTTAACATGCTCAATTACCAGACGCTGATCGCGACAAAGGCTGCCCGGATTCGCGCGGCCGGACGGGGCCAGACGTTGCTCGAGTTTGGCATGCGGCGTGGCCACGATCGTGGCGTAAACGCAGGCATTCGCGCTGCATTGATCGGCGGAGCAGACTTTACTTCAGCGACTGGAGTTTCGTGCGCGTTGGGGCTTCCCCCAAAAGGCACGCACGCCCACAGCATGGTGCAGGCTTTCATGGCCGTCGGCGAAGGTGAATTGGCTGCTTTCCGCGCCTACGCGGACGTCTATCCGGACGATTGCCTGCTGCTGGTGGACACGATCGATACGCTACGCAGCGGCATTCCAAACGCCATCACGGTCTTTCAGGAACTGCGCAAGAAAGGGCACGAGCCCTTTGGCGTGCGACTCGATTCCGGCGACCTCGCGCACCTCGCGGTGCAATCGGCCAAGATGCTGGACCAGGCGCGCTTCCCGGATGTGAAGATCGTGCTCTCCAATTTGCTGGACGAGATGGCGCTGGTTCAGATCCTGAATCAGATTGAGGAGGAAGCCCCTGGCCAGGGCATGAGCGCCGATCGCATCATCCGGCGGCTCGTGTATGGTGTGGGAACGCGGATGATCACATCCCGCGGCGATGCGGCCCTGGACGGTGTGTTCAAACTGGTCGCGATTGAACGCGACGGCGAGTGGACGCCGGCAATCAAGTTGTCAGAGACGCCTGCCAAGACGTTGAACCCAGGCTACAAGAAGATCTGGCGCCTGTACGACAAGCGCGACAAGGCAACGGCCGACCTCCTCGCGTTCCACGATGAAGATCCGAACGTGATGGAGCCTCTCGTTCTGCGGCATCCCGTGGAATACGACACCAAGCGCGTGATCCCGAAGGCGGAACTGGACGAGATCGAGCCTCTGCACGTCGAAGTGCTGCGCGAGGGGCGTCGCGTTTATCAAACCCCGCCACTCGGCGATATTCGCGAGCGCCGCGACGCGGACCTGGAACGCCTGGACCTTGGCGTGAAGCGATTCATCAATCCGTATACGTATCACGTCTCCCTTTCGGAGAAACTGATGGCCGAGAAGCAGCGTCTCATTCGCCAGTTCCGTATGTCAGGCTGA
- a CDS encoding response regulator: MDRRILVIDDEERLAESLAELLRQEGYQVDCAVGGREGLDRIRKGEYDLIITDLRMPEVDGFTVMDYVGKKSPDSALIVITGHASTESAIEAIHQRVADYITKPFELDFLIASIEKVFAQIETERLREDMMRMITHDIKVPLSSIIGYARFLVDRKTGKVSENVPEYSEKIILNSQKILGLLENYLTHARSESGRLEIHAQPMRLEDAANEAVKLLSAEFRRRRIELQAEVAPLDGLFYGDEPLIFRAISNLLNNAAKYTPNDGWATLSLRRTQNEKAGECVILEVQNSGPGIPADEIPNVFDRYSRASAAKGIEGSGLGLYVVQHVAKAHGGWAECQSVEGECTTFQLILPWPGKIKPQRADLFTPTPWPIH, translated from the coding sequence ATGGATCGCCGAATACTAGTCATCGATGACGAAGAACGATTGGCCGAGAGCCTGGCGGAACTTCTGCGTCAGGAAGGCTACCAGGTGGATTGCGCCGTGGGCGGACGCGAGGGGCTGGATCGCATTCGCAAGGGCGAGTACGATCTGATCATCACGGACCTGCGCATGCCGGAAGTCGATGGCTTCACGGTCATGGACTACGTTGGAAAGAAAAGCCCCGACAGCGCTCTGATCGTCATCACTGGGCACGCTTCGACCGAATCCGCCATCGAGGCTATTCACCAGCGCGTTGCCGACTACATTACAAAGCCATTCGAACTGGATTTCCTGATCGCATCGATCGAGAAGGTCTTTGCGCAGATCGAGACGGAACGGCTGCGTGAAGACATGATGCGTATGATCACGCACGATATCAAAGTGCCGTTGAGCAGCATCATCGGATACGCGCGATTCCTGGTCGATCGCAAGACGGGCAAGGTCAGCGAGAACGTACCCGAGTACAGCGAGAAGATCATCCTCAACAGCCAGAAGATTCTCGGCCTGCTTGAGAACTACCTGACACACGCCCGATCGGAAAGCGGACGCCTGGAAATCCACGCGCAGCCGATGCGACTGGAAGATGCAGCGAACGAAGCAGTGAAGTTACTGTCTGCGGAATTCCGTCGGCGACGGATTGAGTTGCAGGCCGAGGTCGCACCTCTGGACGGCCTGTTCTATGGGGATGAGCCGTTGATCTTTCGTGCGATCTCCAATCTTCTGAACAACGCCGCGAAGTACACGCCGAACGATGGGTGGGCGACACTGAGCCTGAGGCGAACGCAGAACGAGAAGGCCGGCGAGTGCGTGATCCTGGAGGTCCAGAACTCGGGGCCGGGGATTCCGGCTGATGAGATCCCGAACGTGTTCGATCGCTACTCGCGCGCGTCAGCCGCAAAGGGCATCGAAGGCTCCGGTCTCGGCCTGTACGTGGTTCAACACGTCGCAAAGGCGCACGGCGGTTGGGCAGAATGCCAGAGCGTCGAGGGGGAATGCACGACATTTCAATTGATCCTGCCCTGGCCGGGCAAGATCAAGCCGCAACGTGCCGATCTGTTCACGCCGACGCCGTGGCCGATCCACTGA
- a CDS encoding ATP phosphoribosyltransferase, protein MTASKARQSKSAKSKGEAQGHVLRLGLPKGSLQSATLELFRKAGFNFNVGDRNYRASCDDSEVEALLIRAQEMARYVDDGVFDCGLTGLDWVKENRAKVHRVCDLVYSKVSRRPVRWVLAVHNDSKIKSVKDLQGKRIATEAVNLTKDYLRRNGVKANVEFSWGATEIKVPELVDAIVEVTETGSSLRANNLRIVETVQESWTVFVANRESWKNPWKREKIEAIALLLQAAIAAEGRVGLKMNVPGKKLDTIIERLPAITSPTVSPLMNSDWVAVETVMEESLVRDLIPALKKLGATGIIEYPLNKIVD, encoded by the coding sequence ATGACCGCATCAAAAGCTCGCCAATCCAAGTCCGCGAAGTCCAAAGGCGAAGCCCAGGGTCATGTGCTCCGCCTCGGTTTGCCGAAGGGCAGTCTGCAATCTGCGACCCTCGAGCTCTTTCGCAAGGCCGGCTTCAACTTCAACGTGGGCGACCGCAACTATCGCGCATCCTGCGACGATTCCGAAGTCGAGGCGCTGCTGATCCGCGCGCAGGAGATGGCTCGCTACGTTGACGACGGGGTGTTCGATTGCGGCCTCACTGGGCTCGATTGGGTGAAGGAAAACCGAGCCAAGGTCCACCGTGTGTGCGACCTCGTGTACTCGAAAGTCTCGCGTCGCCCGGTCCGCTGGGTGCTCGCCGTTCACAATGATTCGAAGATCAAGAGCGTGAAAGACCTGCAAGGAAAGCGCATCGCCACGGAGGCCGTGAATCTGACGAAGGATTATCTGCGCCGCAACGGCGTGAAGGCCAACGTCGAGTTCAGTTGGGGCGCGACCGAGATCAAGGTCCCGGAACTGGTCGATGCCATCGTTGAAGTCACCGAGACGGGCTCTTCGCTGCGTGCAAACAACCTGCGAATCGTTGAGACCGTTCAGGAATCGTGGACGGTCTTTGTGGCCAATCGCGAATCGTGGAAGAACCCCTGGAAGCGCGAGAAGATCGAGGCCATCGCCCTTCTCCTCCAGGCCGCCATCGCTGCCGAAGGCCGCGTTGGTCTGAAGATGAACGTCCCGGGCAAGAAGCTCGACACCATCATCGAACGCCTTCCCGCGATCACCAGCCCGACTGTCAGCCCGCTGATGAACTCCGATTGGGTCGCCGTTGAAACCGTGATGGAAGAAAGCCTCGTTCGCGACCTGATCCCCGCGCTCAAGAAACTCGGCGCGACCGGTATCATCGAGTATCCACTCAACAAGATCGTGGATTGA
- a CDS encoding HAD family hydrolase: protein MKLQNIKAVLLDADDTLWENNSFFVRSLEWLCGVGRRFGFTDTAIVEIMRELELRHIPMYGFGYDCYEHSLILAVRQIAAARPEMSHLHPGIKQQALQWTHFLRRHPIVFLPGVAETLPSLVKHYPTIVVTKGDYHDQMSKVHRSGILPLLHGVEVVPTKKPEEYTAVLEKYDLAPEDVVMIGNSPASDINNAKRAGMRTIFVPYHGTWEFEMEPILLEEPETIEVRDFSALSLVLDFAI from the coding sequence ATGAAACTGCAGAACATCAAGGCTGTGTTGCTAGACGCGGACGATACGCTTTGGGAGAACAACAGCTTCTTTGTGCGCTCGCTGGAGTGGCTGTGCGGCGTCGGCCGGCGATTCGGATTCACCGATACGGCGATCGTCGAAATCATGCGAGAGCTGGAGTTGCGTCACATCCCGATGTATGGCTTCGGGTACGACTGCTACGAGCACTCGCTGATTCTGGCCGTCCGCCAGATTGCCGCGGCACGCCCCGAGATGTCGCACCTGCATCCTGGAATAAAGCAGCAGGCTCTGCAGTGGACGCATTTCCTGCGTCGGCATCCGATCGTGTTTCTTCCCGGCGTGGCGGAAACGCTGCCTTCGCTGGTAAAGCACTATCCGACGATCGTCGTAACCAAGGGAGACTATCACGATCAGATGTCGAAGGTTCATCGGTCGGGTATTCTGCCTCTGTTGCACGGCGTGGAGGTGGTACCAACGAAGAAGCCGGAGGAGTACACGGCCGTTCTGGAGAAGTACGACCTGGCCCCTGAAGATGTCGTCATGATTGGCAACTCCCCCGCCAGCGACATCAACAACGCGAAGCGCGCCGGCATGCGAACGATCTTCGTTCCGTATCACGGCACCTGGGAATTCGAGATGGAGCCGATTCTGCTCGAGGAACCGGAGACAATCGAAGTTCGAGACTTCAGTGCCCTCTCGCTGGTGCTGGATTTCGCGATCTAG